In Apteryx mantelli isolate bAptMan1 chromosome 33, bAptMan1.hap1, whole genome shotgun sequence, the DNA window TTCAACCTCAAGAGAGCAGTTTGTTGAGCTGCTACTGAGTGACTTTTTATGCATCTTGGGCCTTGGTACAAAGCGGAGATCCGGCGCCCCGTGCGCCCCGGCAGCGTtcccgggccgagccgggcgccgCGCGCGGCCCCCCTCCGCCTccgagccccggggccggcggctgccGCGGGAGAGACGAGCACCGAGGAGGACACGGCCGGCTGCTCCGCGCATCCCGCCGGGGCTCAAAGCCCCGCTCGCACTtgggtttatttatttagtttttggtTATCAACGGCCTCCCCAGCTCTGTCTGCAGACGCTGCGCCGCAAAAGCCCTTTCCCGAaggctcctgcctgccccagggACCCCATCCCGGCCGGGCCGGGACGCGTCCCGTGCCGCAACCGGCTCCAAAAGCCCCATGCGCCCGCGAGCCCCTTCCCTAGATGTCTCGCTCCGGTAACCGCGCCGGCTCCCGGCAATCTGCCCCCGGCACGGCGGCGGCCGCGTCCCCGGGCTCGCAGCCCGCGGGGGCCGAACGGACCTAAGAGGAGACAGTTGTCGGATGCAGCAAGTGACGCCACCTCCTGCCCCCGTGGGACCGATCGGAAAGCAGTGCAGCCAGGCAGGGCTTTCACCATTGCCCGGACTCCTCCGTGCAAAAAGAGCAGGGCGCAAGCTACAaaacggcaaaaaaaaaaaaaaagaaatcaggctgCAAATTGTCCAAGGATCCCGCCGCCTATCCCCGGAGAAAGCCGGAGGAAGCAACGTGCGCACGGCGCAGCATGAAAGGAGGCGACGGGCTTTGGCCTCCTCGGGACTCGTGGCTGGCAACAGCCCGTTTTGCGCTTAGCTGCTTCTCCGACGCTCTCCCCTCCGGCAGCTCCCCGGCACTGCGGCTGGAGCCTGGCCCGGGGGGGCAGAGAAGGACGCCGGGTTCAATCGGGCTAAGAGGAGCGAAGCGCTCGGCGGCAGAGGGAGCAACgggcgcccggcccggggccgaGACACTTCCACCGAGCAGAGGCAGCGCGAAGAGACGCGAACCAAGGCGGCAGCCTCCGCTCACAGCGGGCTGCGCCGATCGGCCtgcgccgaggaggaggaggaaatccCGGAGGGCAGAATCGAGCCCGAAAGACGCTCACCGTCTTCCTAAGTTCCCTTCACCCGATCGGAGCCAGCCGGACACACGCAACCTCCGTAGCCTCCGCCTCACCTTTCCAAGCAGGCCCCGGCTCAGAGGGAGCCTTAAATAACACGAGGCCGGGGCAAAATTCGAGTTGGCCAACACGGCGGCTCCGCGGGTTGCCCTGCGGCCGTCCCGCACGCCTGCCGCTCGGCAGCCgtgccgcggggccccgctccgccTCCCGCGCGGTTAACGCCGCAGAGAAACTCGTTAAAGCTCGGGGCACGACGGCCCCCCAGGTACCCACCGGGCAGAAGTCGGCTCGCGGCCCGCGGAACAGGGGAGTTCTGTGGGTTTTAGCACCTAATCTGAGGTTCGCTTCGCCCGCGAGCAGGGACGGGCAACGCCGGACTTGCGCCGAGGAAAGAGCTCAAACCTCCAGGCCTGCTTCGCGCCGGCGCATGGCCTCGCTGCGTGCCGCGGCGAAGAGCCCTCTCGGCGCCGGGGCAGGACAGAGAGGAGAACCGGTCTCAAAAATTCAAGCGagactttgggaaaaaaaacagttataaaaagagaaactaaaaaGCTTAATAAATAACGGAGGGAGgtgagagagggggagaaagcacaaaaaagtctgttaatatttaaataactCCATTTATAAAAAGGCAAATTGTTAAGAGCTCCCCCTCGtcggggttggttttttttttagttattgatattttttttttaaatatttttgtagccAAAGTCAGTGCAAAGGAGTATAAAAGAAAAACCAACAGTTCCATGCCCTAAGGGTGGAGGGGCTGAGCTAGAGACAGAGGAAGAGACGagggcaggttgggggggggggacagggggaggaagggggggttTAGCCGACTTTATGCTCGCCCCGCACTATGTGGGAGGAGAACTCGTACCGATCCTGGCTGTGGTAGCCACAGATGTTGCATTCAAAAGGGTCTCTGAAGCCGTGGCAGCCCATGTGGATGGTGAACATGACGTGGTCCAGGAAAAGGATGCGGCAGTGCTCGCACTTGAAGGCCCTGATCTGCTCGCCGTCCTCGTTGACCACGCGCAGGGCTTCTTTGGCTGAGCTGGGCGTggagcgggcggccggggggcccTCCTGCAGCTTGGGGTCCTCTTTGGCGTAGGCTGGGCTCTGGCGGCTGCTGGCGCAGTTCGCCGCCGGCAGCTGCGAGGTCCGCTCTTCGTGGTTGCTCTCCGTGTCCGTGGAGTCCTGGCAGCCGTTGCTGGGCGATACGCCCTGCTCCCGGCCCCGGTACACCACCTGCACCCCATCCGGAACGTCCTCGTGCCCTTCGGCGGCTTCGCGGCTCCCCGGGATCTCCAGCCGGCCCGGCAGCGGCTGGATTTGGGTGTAGACGGAGCTGATCACGGGGGTGACTTCGGAGATGCAGTTTGTGGGGGGGAGCCGGAGGGGGCGGaggtgctcccctcccatcagtgACAAGGAGCTGCCGTAAGAGGGGTCAAGGGGGTGGTGGGCCGAGACCATCTCCACGTCCTTCTCGAAGCCGGAGTTCACGTCGAAGGGGAGGTCCGAGAGGGTGAATCGCATCTGCTTCTCCCCTGCAAGGGAGGGAGACCGGCATCAGGACAAGCAGCACCGGCGCGCGCTGCTCAGAGGCCCGGTTTTAGCGACCCGCCGGGTCCTTTTCCCTCCCGGCGCTGCGTGCGAGACCTGCCCCACGCCGGCCCGGGGAAGCCCTCCCGCGCGGGGATCGTGGGGTGAAAGGCGCTATGCAAACACCGGTGGCATTCCTAAGTGCAGAGTCTCACTCCTGGGGGGTCCTGGGCAGGCGCTCAAGCCCCGCTCCAGTGACCAGGGGCTCCTCCTCACCCTCCTCTCTCCTGTCTGCCCGGGAAGCAAGGGGGCAGCCCCTTACCCACGAATTTCTGAGGTGTCGATCGCTTCCGTTTGGTGAGGCTGTTCGCCAGCCGGTCAATAAACGTCGGCCGATCGGATGAGGGGTGAAGCAGAGAGTCCGGCACTATCTCCAGGTCTCGCATCTCGTCACCTGGCAAGACAAGGGAAACCCGTTCAGCCAGCAACCGAGGCACAGGCGCTCTGCGACCCAGGCCGGAGACTCCAGGCCAGCGCTCAAGGCACGTTGCTCCTGCCCTCTTCTAGCTGGGGCAGCCGGGACAGACCTGCAGAAAGGCTCCCAGGCTCCCTGGTCCAGGTCTAGAGGTGAATCGATCGTAGGGAAGCGCCAGCGGCCGCTCACCTCCCTTCTCTGTCAAGCTGGGCCCATTCCTGCCACTTTGGGGAAGAGGAACCGGCTTCGATGGTTTGAAGCACCCTCACTTTTATTGCTGGCTCTCAACCCCAGCCCGGAGAGACCTGCCCCATGTTGCTGCTGGTGAGGGCAACTCTGCCGCCCCTCTGCCCAGGAGGTTACAGATCATCTGGTTAAAGTGTCCGTACAGCCTTTAACTGACTGACCTCACCGTAAATACCAGTGACTGTAGGAGGATCAGGTCTTGCTCCAAAAGGGTGAGGAGCCAGAAACACCTAGGGTTTGGTTCTTTGCCAACGTAGCGAACACAGGAGGTCTATCTCCAGGCTCCGAGGAGGGAAGAGAATGTACTTCCAAGTCACCCCTTGTCTGTTTGCAGGCACCTGCCTGCAAGGTTAAATCCCCTAAATCACAGTGGCATAATTGTGTTGCGCTATTTACGGAAAACACACCCAGTAGGTCTTGTACTAGGATTATAGGACAAGGATGTGTTTCAACGCAAGGCGCTTTGAAAAGCGGCACGGAGAAGAGCGAACGAGGTAACACTTTGCACTTCCACAGGTTTGCGGCATTAACCAAACACACACGCATAGCACCTTTCATCCCAGGATCACCGGGGCACGGGAGAGCTTCGGGGCTCACGCTCGCTGCCTGGGGCATCACCCCTCTTTTCTGACGGCAAGGATGTGCCCAAAGCTCAACCCTGTCAGTCGGCGGCAGGGCTGGAAAGCGAAACCACGTCTCGGTTTCCTACCCCGTCGTTACCCCTCATGTCGTCCCAGAGGCAGGAGGACGTGGGGACCCCCCGCGCCCCGCGACTCACCCGCCGGTCGCCCGCGGCACTGACCTTGCTGGCTGGCCAGCGATTGCGGTTCAGTGTTCAGACTCTGCAGGTAGTTGTGGCACCGCTCCTTGTGCTCCTCCAGCGTGCTCTGCTGCTTGTAGCTCCGGCCGCAGTAGTTGCACTTGTAGGGCTTGCCGACTGTGGGGGAGGAGACTGCAAAACATGAAAACAAGATCCTGGCCATAAGAACAGACATATTGCAATGAAGCCGCTGCAGCCACCTGCAGCCCTCGCGAAAGAGCCTGGGAAAGGGCTGGAAACGAGGAGTCAAtgagagagaaaagcagcagggCCCAGCTGGTGCCGGCAAGGCAGCAGGCGCTGAAACAGGGAGCGCTGCAGCAGGGCAGCGACCCTTGCTGCCGGCCCGCCGGCGCGTCTCAGCACCTAGAGGTGCCGCAGAGAAAGGACCTTCTCGCAAGCACCGAATCCTGTGTGTTTTGGTACCTCAGCAGAAAGTGCTCTGTAAAGGCTATCCGGAGCACGGTGAACCGGCTGCAACTGTCTCCAGAGCGGAGAACAAGACCCCAAACTTGCGATTTTCAGCTTTTAACTCAGCCGTTCTCTGATCGCCGTATGCCCAAACAGGGGTACTGAACACCCCGGCAGCTCGCGCCTGCCAGCTCCCGTCTGCCTCCCCAACTGCTGTTCCCTGCCAGAGAGCAGCCAGAAAAGGGCTGGATGCCCCCAGATTTTAAAAGATGGAAGGCTTTGAAAATAAATCATAATCTGGCTGAACGTCTATTACCAAACACCTCTGACCCGGCTTTTACCCGTGCTCTGCCGCTCTCAGGGCATCAGTTCCTAGCAGCTGCCCATCTGCACGTCCCGCGCTCCCCTGCCAAGGCGGCAGGTccgcagccccaggcagccccgGTGGCAGGGGAGATATTTAAGGAGGGAGGTTGGAGCATGCTGGAAATTCCCCCAACTTTTTAAACATTGCTAAGCATTTCTCAGCCCTCCATTCGCCGCAAAGCCTTCGGTGGTTTGGCCGGCACTTGGCTGCTGCGCGGAGCTCACCCCCTCCCCAAGACTCGCGATAAGACCGTCGCCAGACATGGTTTTGCTCTCATCTCTCCCAGTTTTCTCACTTCTGGCTGAAAATCACAGAAGTCGCCCAAGGTCGGCGCGCAGCCCCGCTGGATGGCGGCTGCCAGACGCGCAGCCACCGCGCGCCGCggagcccggcgctgctccccaGGGCGGGCTGCACACTCAATTTCATTATCTGCGCGTTTTAACCGACAGACTACTTAAAGCGAAAAATCATGACACCTCCCGAGGGGAGATGGTATCTCGAAAACCCCGCGCGGTTTCCATCCTGACGAGGTGGCTGTCTGCGCAGGAGAGGGGGAAACGCAAACGCTGACATGGGGGTTTTGCTCCAATCGCCCTGCTGTTGCTCATCGAGCACACTGCAGCACCGGACAAGCCGACATCCGGTACGGGAAAAGGGCACGACAGTCCCCAGCCCTCTAAATAACCGAGGGGGTACAAGGGACACGAGCAGCAAGGGCCGGTCCCATCGCACTGGATCCCTCCTGGATGAggccagggaggagggaagatgcTAATGGGGAAGAGATGCAAGCGTGGGGGGTCGAGTGGATTCTCTGGGCCGTTTCGGTGCTTTTTGGGCACTTGGGCAGGATGGAGAGGAGAGCGGCCCTGCAGCCTGGAGCTCACTAGGGAGGGACATCCCGAAACACGTGGGGCACCAAACCACGCGGCCATGGGGAGCCACGTCTGTCCCCTCCGACGCCgcgccatggggcagggaggccGGTTTTCGCTTGTAGCGGAGCAACGGCCCGATAACGGCCGATTTTGCTCGAAGCCGGAGCGCTTCGCCCTCTGCGTCGGAAGTGCAGATGCTGGAACACGTTAGTCAGCGCGAAAGCTGCTCGCGCCGCATTCGCCCGTCTCGGGGAGGAGCGTGCTCTTTGCCGAGACCGCCGCGCTCAAGACTTGCCTGGACCAGACTTTTTCTGTTCCTGTCAGATTTAAAGGGTTGTTTTTGTCGCTTGTGGTTTAACCTTTAACtgcttttcaaaaatatgttttcaggTTGTAGGTGAATTATCATTTCGCCCCCGACTCAGAGGCTTGGATTCACGCGAAATGTTTTGCTCTGGCCCTGGAAAGCTGGGCCAGCGTCTCCCGACGTGAGGCCTCGCCGGCAGGACTCGCAGGAGCCCGAGAGCCTCCGCGAGCCTCCAACCCTGCCGaaagggcagtgctgggggggccGGGGAAGAAAACAGTCTAAGTGCAAAGCAACACGTTCAGAATTGAAGTCTGGGGTAGGACGAGGACAGAAGAGAACTTGCAATTCGCAACCGCCAGAGCCCTGCCGCAGCCCCGGCACGACGCTCTCCGCCGGGCACGCAGCAGGGACCCCGGCGTTCACCGAGCGAAAGCAGGCCGAAACGCACTGTGCTGCCACCCATCCTTGCCTGGACGGGACACGCTGAAAGACGGAGCTAAGACAGGACCAGGCACAGTGCCACGTGCCAAAATCCCGAGCCTGTCTAATCCCAGCGCTTGTCTCCACATCACAGGTCAGCACTGGGGTGAGCAAAACGCCTAGTTCGCCCCAAATTGTTCTTCCAACTCCTTCCAGCTGCTGTGACCAGTAATTTTCTCCTGGACCAAGTCTCCCTCATCTCCAGGCAAAAGACAGCCGCATGGCAGATCCAAGGTGGAAAGGACCAAATCCGACCCGAACACGACTGCAGGAGCCTTCACTGGCCACCACCGCAGGAGCCAAAACCGGCAATGGGCAACAAGGTAGCTCGGGGTAGAAATCAGTTCTGAGGAGCAGATGCTCATCCGAGGAGCGGATGAGAAGCGCGAGTTATTGTCACAAAGCAGCTGACTTTGGTGTATTCCAGCCTCGAGGGAGGCGAGGATACCACTAGCCTCCAAGTAGGAACACAAAAACGTGCGTTAGGGATTTATTCCTCAAACGTAGGAATTTAGATGCCTTGGCTCCCAATTCCACTATATCTCATTAATCTCTATCGTTTGCTCAGCTTTTAAGCTAACAGTTCCTTAAATGGCTCAGTTTTGTTACTCCTAAACACGAAAAGTGACCCAAAACTCTGCATTCATTTGTGC includes these proteins:
- the IKZF4 gene encoding zinc finger protein Eos, yielding MDIEDCNGRSYISGSGDSSLEKEFSSAIVGPTVSTPNSQHSSPSRSLSANSIKVEMYSDEEASRLLSQDDRMLEKEDSVIVEDSLSEPLGYCDGTGQEPHSPGGIRLPNGKLKCDICGMVCIGPNVLMVHKRSHTGERPFHCNQCGASFTQKGNLLRHIKLHSGEKPFKCPFCNYACRRRDALTGHLRTHSVSSPTVGKPYKCNYCGRSYKQQSTLEEHKERCHNYLQSLNTEPQSLASQQGDEMRDLEIVPDSLLHPSSDRPTFIDRLANSLTKRKRSTPQKFVGEKQMRFTLSDLPFDVNSGFEKDVEMVSAHHPLDPSYGSSLSLMGGEHLRPLRLPPTNCISEVTPVISSVYTQIQPLPGRLEIPGSREAAEGHEDVPDGVQVVYRGREQGVSPSNGCQDSTDTESNHEERTSQLPAANCASSRQSPAYAKEDPKLQEGPPAARSTPSSAKEALRVVNEDGEQIRAFKCEHCRILFLDHVMFTIHMGCHGFRDPFECNICGYHSQDRYEFSSHIVRGEHKVG